Proteins found in one Triticum aestivum cultivar Chinese Spring chromosome 4D, IWGSC CS RefSeq v2.1, whole genome shotgun sequence genomic segment:
- the LOC123097459 gene encoding uncharacterized protein isoform X1, whose amino-acid sequence MRTKICSQTMLQILNRCRLFKQFTMSGKQELMVYGGLYLRGLTVTEVDWDMSKAVEYDNFIECCLTVKVFSIIILQKEIDYSLVRYCYVRLTFLLGSILPRPAGTVSLMDDDDLIVKGLPQLSAICVTISRRYMLEEAIKRIGGTIHAFKLTDDDDTTGMASVKINLQPHSKSMLPTQ is encoded by the exons ATGAGAACGAAAATATGCTCCCAAACAATGCTTCAGATCCTAAACAGGTGCAG GTTGTTCAAGCAATTTACGATGTCGGGGAAGCAAGAACTCATGGTTTACGGAGG TCTATATTTGAGAGGTTTGACCGTGACCGAAGTG GATTGGGACATGAGCAAAGCAGTCGAATATGACAACTTTATTGA GTGTTGCCTTACAGTAAAGGTATTTTCCATCATTATACTACAGAAAGAAATAGATTATAGTTTGGTGCGCTATTGCTATGTCCGCCTCACCTTTCTACTCGGCAGCATATTG CCCCGGCCTGCGGGCACTGTCAGCTTGATGGATGATGATGATTTAATAGTCAAGGGGCTTCCACAG CTCTCTGCCATCTGTGTTACCATTAGCAGAAGGTATATGCTCGAAGAAGCTATCAAGCGGATCGGTGGTACAATTCATGCATTCAAACTTACTGATGATGATGACACCACAGGAATGGCATCAGTGAAAATCAATCTCCAGCCCCACAGCAAAAGCATGTTGCCAACCCAATAG
- the LOC123097459 gene encoding uncharacterized protein isoform X2, giving the protein MRTKICSQTMLQILNRLFKQFTMSGKQELMVYGGLYLRGLTVTEVDWDMSKAVEYDNFIECCLTVKVFSIIILQKEIDYSLVRYCYVRLTFLLGSILPRPAGTVSLMDDDDLIVKGLPQLSAICVTISRRYMLEEAIKRIGGTIHAFKLTDDDDTTGMASVKINLQPHSKSMLPTQ; this is encoded by the exons ATGAGAACGAAAATATGCTCCCAAACAATGCTTCAGATCCTAAACAG GTTGTTCAAGCAATTTACGATGTCGGGGAAGCAAGAACTCATGGTTTACGGAGG TCTATATTTGAGAGGTTTGACCGTGACCGAAGTG GATTGGGACATGAGCAAAGCAGTCGAATATGACAACTTTATTGA GTGTTGCCTTACAGTAAAGGTATTTTCCATCATTATACTACAGAAAGAAATAGATTATAGTTTGGTGCGCTATTGCTATGTCCGCCTCACCTTTCTACTCGGCAGCATATTG CCCCGGCCTGCGGGCACTGTCAGCTTGATGGATGATGATGATTTAATAGTCAAGGGGCTTCCACAG CTCTCTGCCATCTGTGTTACCATTAGCAGAAGGTATATGCTCGAAGAAGCTATCAAGCGGATCGGTGGTACAATTCATGCATTCAAACTTACTGATGATGATGACACCACAGGAATGGCATCAGTGAAAATCAATCTCCAGCCCCACAGCAAAAGCATGTTGCCAACCCAATAG